One window of the Tachypleus tridentatus isolate NWPU-2018 chromosome 10, ASM421037v1, whole genome shotgun sequence genome contains the following:
- the LOC143231108 gene encoding protein angel homolog 2-like, whose product MKIHFEDFVTYTLHFEDIFRKLMFGKNSGYPLSLEPCFSINSLFRLMNSRRQFFHFIPPIVNLRTNSTGLEQGYGTQQAANQQAHFLSIPQLGTVYGRGPHRWINNHMIGSVDGLHLLMQYCSFQQPIIQQAHFSCFPQTNVAVSMNTNIEATQHDLPKSGRKRPFDNNINSVTGVSLQDHRGQPHDLSLLNSSGIVLNHSERQSCPGEQFQSHKVSRAEDAEYPEDVEFAFQREQAAIKNYVLRHRTWQHTVPKKESENTGLEFTLMSYNILAQQLLYDNLTLYQHCNQYILNWEVRSQNLIQEVKESDASILCLQEVQQTHYEDFFVPELKILGYEGLYKKRTGSKNDGCAIFFKKEIFFLESYQTVEFYRENVRILDRDNIGLIAILRPQVTQSQNDMKLIVATTHLLFNPRRGDIKLGQLRLLLAEVDKLAFRGFNPKSQQSLYHPIILCGDMNSKPFSPLYNFLVQGRLRYDGILSGDVSGQSEGSHKGRPIFPSELIHPLLGISEKSQYLNIHKERVKINLAEKMETLSEMERSKLICTDQVSMKADEKNIRDDQGSGGESSVQTFTQSESIDCGSDESISPVKEGYNNSLQQGKEVEVIDQSTSDEMMVNIQSDVLHTSFVERESDVSTDKDVKREHTEIPKQPEKSEPRKKYETTGLIHHRLNLVSVYKHVTPFGEPEVTTQHSKANCTVDYIFYSVKYKRKNHFKEGPLQLLGWCNLLSESQMKCIGLPNAYQGSDHLSLIAKFRLNEY is encoded by the exons atgaaaatacattttgaagaTTTTGTAACATACACACTTCATTTTGAGGATATCTTCAGAAAGTTAATGTTTGGCAAAAACAGTGGATATCCTCTAAGTCTTGAACCATGTTTTAGCATTAACTCCCTGTTTAGACTCATGAACAGTCGACGGCAATTCTTTCATTTCATACCCCCCATAGTTAATTTGAGAACAAACAGCACTGGACTTGAACAAGGTTATGGCACACAACAAGCTGCAAACCAGCAGGCCCACTTCCTTTCCATCCCACAACTTGGTACTGTTTATGGCAGGGGTCCTCATAGGTGGATAAATAATCATATGATTGGATCAGTTGATGGCTTACATTTATTGATGCAGTATTGCTCCTTCCAGCAGCCCATTATCCAACAGGCCCATTTCTCTTGTTTTCCACAAACTAATGTTGCTGTCAGCATGAATACAAACATTGAAGCTACACAACATGATCTACCCAAGTCTGGAAGGAAAAGACCTTTTGACAATAACATAAACTCAGTGACTGGAGTTTCATTACAGGATCATCGAGGTCAGCCACATGATTTAAGTTTATTAAACAGTTCTGGAATAGTGTTAAACCATTCTGAAAGACAAAGTTGTCCAGGAGAACAGTTTCAGAGTCATAAAGTCAGCAGGGCAGAGGATGCTGAATATCCAGAAGATGTTGAATTTGCATTTCAAAGAGAACAAGCAG ctataaaaaattatgttttaaggCATCGTACTTGGCAGCATACCGTACCCAAAAAAGAATCTGAAAACACTGGCTTGGAGTTTACTCTGATGTCCTACAATATCTTAGCTCAGCAGCTTCTTTATGACAATTTAACCTTATACCAACACTGTAACCAGTACATCTTGAATTGGGAAGTTCGTAGCCAGAACCTAATACAAGAAGTAAAAGAGTCAGATGCCTCG ATTTTATGTCTTCAAGAGGTACAGCAGACACATTATGAAGATTTTTTTGTGCCAGAACTGAAAATACTAG GTTATGAAGGCTTGTACAAAAAGAGGACTGGATCTAAGAATGATGGATGTGCTATTTTCTTCAAGAAGGAAATCTTCTTTCTTGAGTCTTATCAAACTGTAGAATTTTATAGAGAAAATGTCAGAATTCTGGATCGGGATAATATTGGACTCATTGCCATTCTTCGACCACAAGTAACACAGTCTCAGAATGACATGAAGCTCATTGTAGCTACAACTCACTTGCTGTTTAATCCTAGAAGGGGAGATATTAAACTTGGGCAGTTAAGGCTCTTACTTGCAGAAGTTGATAAACTGGCGTTCCGTGGATTCAACCCAAAATCCCAACAGTCACTTTATCATCCAATAATACTGTGTGGTGATATGAATAGCAAGCCTTTCTCTCCATTATACAACTTCCTCGTTCAAGGGAGGCTAAGGTACGATGGAATTTTATCTGGAGATGTTTCAGGGCAATCTGAAGGAAGCCACAAGGGAAGACCTATTTTTCCAAGTGAACTCATTCATCCCTTGCTGGGGATATCTGAAAAATCTCAGTATCTTAATATTCATAAAGAACGGGTGAAGATAAATTTGGCTGAAAAAATGGAAACTTTATCAGAAATGGAAAGAAGTAAACTTATCTGTACAGATCAAGTGAGCATGAAAGCAGATGAGAAAAATATTAGAGATGATCAAGGCAGTGGTGGAGAGAGTTCTGTACAAACATTCACACAGTCAGAAAGTATAGACTGTGGTTCTGATGAAAGTATTTCTCCGGTGAAGGAAGGCTATAACAATAGTCTTCAACAAGGTAAAGAAGTTGAGGTGATAGACCAATCAACTTCTGATGAGATGATGGTGAACATACAGTCTGATGTCCTACATACTAGCTTTGTAGAAAGAGAGTCAGATGTTTCAACTGACAAAGATGTAAAAAGGGAACACACAGAAATACCAAAACAACCTGAAAAATCCGAACCACGCAAGAAATATGAAACAACTGGATTAATTCACCACCGTTTAAATCTTGTTTCTGTTTATAAGCATGTAACTCCATTTGGAGAGCCTGAAGTTACAACACAACATTCTAAAGCTAACTGCACAGtggattatattttttattccgTGAAGTACAAGAGAAAGAATCATTTCAAAGAAGGACCACTTCAGTTACTGGGCTGGTGTAACTTACTCTCAGAATCACAGATGAAATGTATTGGCCTTCCTAATGCTTATCAAGGATCAGATCATTTATCATTAATTGCAAAGTTTCGTTTAAATGAGTATTAA